One region of Nitrosopumilaceae archaeon genomic DNA includes:
- the npdG gene encoding NADPH-dependent F420 reductase, with protein sequence MKIGIIGGTGGMGKGFAIRWCKNHDILIGSRDAVRATESALEYSKNASEQYGTFNGIITGKDNLSVAKESDVLVLSIPYENIDSICSQLLPYVKEGCVVISPIVPLTKTDAGFEFISFIEKKPSAFELVQKYMKNKSKLVAAFHTISEKKLIDSKLILDSDIFVCGDDQNSINTVNELIKEIKSLRPILLGPGSLSYLAEIATPILLNAMIKNKMRNPGIKII encoded by the coding sequence ATGAAGATTGGAATTATAGGCGGAACCGGGGGAATGGGAAAAGGTTTTGCTATCAGATGGTGCAAAAATCATGATATTTTAATTGGTTCAAGAGATGCTGTGAGAGCAACAGAGTCAGCTCTTGAATATTCTAAAAATGCTTCCGAACAATATGGAACATTTAATGGTATCATAACAGGAAAAGACAATCTTTCTGTTGCAAAAGAAAGTGATGTGTTGGTTTTATCAATTCCGTATGAGAATATTGATTCAATTTGTTCTCAATTGCTGCCATATGTAAAAGAGGGCTGTGTTGTCATATCACCTATTGTTCCATTGACAAAGACTGATGCAGGATTTGAATTTATTTCTTTTATAGAAAAAAAACCATCTGCATTTGAACTTGTACAAAAATATATGAAAAATAAATCAAAGCTTGTTGCCGCATTTCATACCATATCAGAAAAAAAATTGATAGATTCAAAACTAATCTTAGATTCTGACATTTTTGTATGTGGAGATGACCAAAATTCTATAAATACAGTAAATGAACTCATTAAAGAGATAAAGTCTCTAAGACCCATATTACTTGGTCCTGGTTCGCTTTCTTATCTTGCCGAAATAGCAACACCTATTCTTTTAAATGCCATGATTAAAAACAAGATGAGAAATCCTGGAATAAAGATAATTTAA
- a CDS encoding pyridoxamine 5'-phosphate oxidase family protein, with protein MKTYDFLKSQKILRLATIDGKNNPHIVPVWYEFRNKKFYVGTNTRTKKAKNIKKNPKVSFCVDVGVKSPDIFGVMGIGKAKLILEKNQVSLIAKRILKRYFKSLKVKSSQELLDDTNCIIEILPTKTTVWKF; from the coding sequence ATGAAAACATATGACTTTTTAAAGTCTCAGAAAATTTTGAGGCTTGCTACAATTGACGGTAAAAATAATCCTCACATTGTTCCTGTATGGTATGAATTTAGAAATAAAAAATTCTATGTTGGAACTAACACAAGAACAAAAAAGGCAAAAAACATCAAAAAGAATCCAAAAGTAAGCTTTTGTGTTGATGTAGGAGTAAAATCGCCAGACATTTTTGGCGTTATGGGGATTGGTAAAGCCAAATTGATTTTAGAAAAAAATCAAGTGTCGCTTATTGCAAAGAGAATTTTGAAGCGATATTTTAAAAGTTTGAAAGTAAAATCCTCACAGGAATTATTAGACGATACGAATTGCATTATAGAGATATTACCAACAAAGACAACTGTTTGGAAATTTTAG
- a CDS encoding aminotransferase class I/II-fold pyridoxal phosphate-dependent enzyme codes for MKISQRVAGVEYAIRDITLSAKILEKQGQKITYLNIGDPVAYGFQPPENVKDALIKAIKNNQNYYAPSEGIQELRQAIAEKEKRKGLLTTEDDIIVTNGVSEGLEMLMASIVEPGDEVLIPGPYYPPYASYVRLFGGVPVEFGVDLNNSTPDLDDVKSKITSKTVAICFISPNNPTGAVFSEKSLKDLIDIAIKNDLYIICDEIYDQIVFDEKFVGIGKVSSDSPVILLNGFSKVHLMSGWRIGYIAFNDSKKLDILRENIPKLARVRIASNLPVQYAALESLRGPQDYIPKFVSDLKKRRDYVIKRINGMNGLSCPIPKGAFYAFPKIENNKYKSDKEFVLELLKSTGVLTVHGSGFGTKYGSGHFRMVFLPEINVLEKALDKIEEFVT; via the coding sequence TTGAAAATATCACAAAGAGTAGCTGGTGTTGAATATGCTATACGAGATATTACACTTTCTGCAAAAATATTGGAAAAACAAGGACAGAAAATAACATATCTTAACATAGGAGATCCAGTGGCATATGGATTTCAACCACCAGAAAATGTTAAAGACGCTTTAATCAAGGCAATTAAAAACAATCAAAATTATTATGCTCCATCAGAAGGAATACAAGAACTAAGACAAGCTATTGCTGAAAAAGAAAAAAGAAAAGGTCTCTTGACAACTGAAGATGACATTATTGTAACAAACGGAGTTTCAGAAGGATTAGAGATGCTAATGGCATCTATTGTTGAACCAGGAGATGAAGTTTTGATACCAGGCCCATATTATCCACCTTATGCTTCGTATGTGAGATTGTTTGGAGGAGTTCCAGTAGAGTTTGGAGTAGATCTTAACAATTCTACTCCGGATCTTGACGATGTAAAATCAAAGATTACATCAAAAACTGTAGCAATATGCTTTATCAGCCCAAACAATCCAACCGGAGCGGTTTTTAGTGAAAAATCTCTTAAAGATTTGATTGATATCGCAATTAAGAATGATTTGTACATAATCTGTGATGAAATATACGATCAAATAGTTTTTGATGAAAAGTTTGTGGGTATTGGAAAGGTTAGTAGTGATTCTCCTGTAATATTGTTAAATGGATTTTCCAAAGTACATCTAATGTCTGGTTGGAGAATTGGTTATATAGCATTTAATGATTCCAAGAAACTTGATATTCTTCGTGAAAACATTCCAAAACTTGCTAGAGTAAGAATTGCATCTAATCTACCAGTTCAATATGCTGCGTTAGAATCACTTCGAGGTCCACAAGATTATATTCCAAAATTTGTTTCAGATCTAAAAAAACGAAGAGACTATGTCATCAAAAGAATAAACGGAATGAATGGACTTAGCTGTCCAATTCCTAAAGGAGCTTTCTATGCCTTTCCAAAAATAGAGAACAATAAATACAAATCAGATAAAGAATTTGTCCTTGAACTTTTAAAATCAACAGGAGTTCTTACGGTTCACGGTTCAGGATTTGGTACAAAATATGGTAGTGGTCATTTTAGGATGGTATTTTTGCCTGAAATTAATGTGTTGGAAAAAGCTCTTGACAAAATAGAAGAATTTGTGACCTAA
- a CDS encoding PqqD family peptide modification chaperone yields MAQVTSQQVLDSLKQCMDPEIPINIVDMGLIYGVKVNDDNKVDVKMTMTTRGCPLHETLVSDVKRYVNKVPGVNGVNVEIVWEPAWTPEKMSEEGKKLINYGKQKRITPIDYETAMPQGVGSVVKQEDGALVLMNDHEQGFMVNQAIIDFWKLCNGQRKITELVDAFAKITGLQRGQVEKEVTQLVQQLRDGGLVIIPEPEVSNVQFKK; encoded by the coding sequence ATGGCACAAGTAACATCACAACAAGTATTAGATTCATTAAAACAATGCATGGATCCTGAAATCCCAATTAATATTGTGGATATGGGTCTTATTTATGGAGTCAAAGTAAATGATGACAATAAAGTAGATGTCAAAATGACCATGACAACACGTGGTTGTCCTTTACATGAAACACTTGTTAGTGATGTAAAAAGGTATGTTAACAAAGTTCCTGGTGTTAATGGAGTTAATGTAGAAATAGTATGGGAACCTGCATGGACACCAGAAAAAATGTCCGAGGAAGGCAAGAAACTAATCAATTATGGAAAACAGAAAAGAATCACTCCAATAGATTATGAAACTGCAATGCCACAAGGTGTTGGCTCTGTAGTAAAACAAGAAGATGGAGCATTAGTTTTGATGAATGATCATGAACAAGGATTTATGGTAAATCAGGCAATAATTGACTTTTGGAAATTGTGTAATGGACAAAGAAAAATAACTGAACTTGTAGATGCATTTGCAAAAATAACTGGTCTTCAACGTGGACAAGTAGAAAAAGAAGTTACACAACTTGTACAACAATTAAGAGATGGAGGACTAGTAATTATACCAGAACCAGAAGTTTCAAATGTTCAGTTTAAAAAATAA
- the mtnA gene encoding S-methyl-5-thioribose-1-phosphate isomerase: MAKLTTKIHSSLKTIEWKNNTVVMIDQTKLPNKLVYVKYTDYKDVANAIRTLVIRGAPAIGVSGAFGLALAALQSKAKTKEKILTDLEKAKKILFETRPTAVNLVWGLNKIMNVAKNGKDVSNIKELIIQTAKKMAEDDIQTNMIMGKHGAKLFDNNDIIMTHCNAGALATVGYGTALGVIRATKESGKKIKVIATETRPVMQGSRLTAFELKHDDIDVSLIPDTAVGYAMSKGLVTKVIVGADRILRTGHVYNKIGTYQVATMAKQHKIPFYVAAPLSTFDLQSNPQDVIIEQRKASEVTGIAGKKTAPDDINVINPAFDMTPPELITGIITEAGVAKSPFEESIKKLFKSKM, encoded by the coding sequence TTGGCAAAACTCACAACAAAAATTCATTCTAGTCTCAAAACCATAGAGTGGAAAAACAATACCGTCGTTATGATAGATCAAACCAAGCTTCCAAACAAGCTTGTTTATGTAAAATACACTGATTACAAAGATGTAGCAAACGCAATCAGAACCCTTGTGATAAGAGGTGCTCCCGCTATTGGGGTATCTGGCGCATTTGGTCTAGCTTTAGCAGCATTACAAAGTAAAGCAAAAACAAAAGAAAAAATATTAACAGATCTAGAAAAGGCGAAAAAAATTCTCTTTGAAACAAGACCTACTGCTGTTAATCTAGTATGGGGACTAAACAAAATAATGAATGTTGCAAAAAACGGCAAAGATGTTTCTAATATTAAAGAATTAATAATTCAAACTGCAAAAAAAATGGCAGAAGATGATATACAAACTAATATGATAATGGGAAAACATGGTGCCAAATTATTTGATAACAATGATATTATCATGACTCATTGTAATGCAGGAGCATTAGCTACAGTTGGATACGGTACAGCATTGGGAGTTATTCGTGCAACAAAAGAAAGTGGTAAGAAGATCAAAGTTATAGCAACAGAGACAAGACCAGTAATGCAGGGTTCTAGGCTTACCGCATTTGAGCTAAAACATGATGATATTGACGTTAGTCTCATTCCTGACACTGCAGTAGGATATGCCATGTCAAAAGGATTAGTGACTAAAGTGATAGTAGGAGCAGACAGGATTCTACGAACCGGTCATGTCTATAACAAAATTGGTACATATCAAGTGGCGACAATGGCCAAACAGCACAAAATACCATTTTATGTAGCAGCCCCACTTTCTACCTTTGATCTACAAAGCAATCCTCAGGATGTTATTATAGAACAACGAAAAGCAAGCGAAGTTACTGGAATTGCGGGCAAAAAAACTGCTCCAGATGACATTAATGTGATAAATCCTGCCTTTGATATGACTCCGCCAGAACTCATAACAGGTATAATTACAGAAGCAGGAGTTGCCAAATCACCTTTTGAAGAATCTATAAAAAAATTGTTCAAATCAAAGATGTAA